From Triticum aestivum cultivar Chinese Spring chromosome 7B, IWGSC CS RefSeq v2.1, whole genome shotgun sequence:
GAAGTGCGGCGGCTAGGTCGCGGTGCGCAATCGTCTTCTccgccctcctccccctccttcgcTGTGTTCCTTTGCGGAGGTGGTCGCCATGTGTTCACACGAAGACCGGCGCACAACCAAGCGGCCTCTGGACCCGCTGGATCCGGAGGCGGAGCGCCGCAGTGAGCAAGATCTGCGCGAGCAGGCGCAACGCGAGCAGGCGCAACGCGAGCGGCCGCTGGCTCGCAAGGGGGATTTGGATCCTCCTCCGCCGTCGTGGAACAAGCAACAGGATAGAAAGAAGGAGGAGCGAAGGCATCGGACTCAAGATCTGCAGCGCAAGGATAAGCAGCACCAGTTTTGCAGCAACCGGGTTGGAGATCCTTTCGCCAAGAAACCAAAGCATAAGCCGTCCGGGTCGCTGGCTCTGCCAGCCCAGGCGCCGCTGGCGCTGTCTTCCTCCTTGCAAGGCATGGCCTTGGCGCCCATCCTGGTCGAGGAAGCGGACCGGCCAGAGTGCTTCAAGTGCGGCCGCATTGGGCACTTCCGGTCGcaacaccagttcaagccgctctGTGTGTTGTGCAAGGAAGATGGGCATGCTTCTGCTTACTACCCCTCCCGTGGCAAATCACTGATGCTTCAAACTATGGGCCATGCAATCCCAGGGGAGGGCTTTTTCTGCTTGCAGttcgaggaagaagatgatgaagacaGTGGGGTGCTTGGGGGCAATGCGGCCATCATTTCGGCAGATCCAGGCACCCTCTCTCAGCAGATTCTGGAAGATGAGCTCAGGAACCTTGTCGAGGGGGCTTGGGACTGGCAGGTTGTGCAAATCTCAGAGGCGGAGTTCACGGTAGTCTTCCCATCCCTGGACATGTTATGGATGGCCACCCGCAGTGGGAAGTTGTTCCTTCCCCACAACAATATCACAACAAGGATCCACGAGTTGGTTTGGGAGGAGCCCAAGGGGGAAGTGATGCCGGAGGTGTGGGTGAGGCTCTCGGGCGTGCCCAAGAAGCACCGCCGCGAGGACAGGCTGATGGCTGCCATGTCTATGATTGGCCGCCCTCTGGTGGTGGACGAGCTCTCGCTCATTCGTCCGGGGCCAGTGAGGATGAAGATCGCGTGTTGTGCTCCAGCCAAGCTGCGGGGCATGGTCAAGATCTGGTTCAACAACATTGGATACAACATCACGTTGGAGCCGGAGCTCAAGCCCATGCATAAGAGTGGAGGCCCGCCTCCTCCTAATCAGAACAATGGCAAGGGTCCTGATGGCGATGACAAAGACAAGGAAGAGAGCATGGACGACGAATCCATCGACACTGAAGCTTGGGACAAGTTGGGCGACAAGGGACAGGATGGCGGTGCTTCTAATGGGGCCAGTGCCATGGCGGTGAATTCGGTGCCTCCCCCAGCCCCATCCTCGCACCCACAGGCCACGGCTAAGGGCGGGCCAGGCAGTGCTCGCGCCTCTAACTTGCTATCGCCGCTTGTTCCTTCGGTGCCGGTGGTGCCAGAGGCTGATCCTAAGGGCATCCCAGTGTCGTGCGAGGGCTCTGGTCTCGCGGTGCAGTTCTCCCCGCTGTCCGTGAGCGTGGGTGGTAGCTCTCCCTCCAATGTGCTCGACAAGACACTGCCGCTCACACCGGCACCTACCACTGTCAACCTGCCTCCTGAAGATCGTGCAGACATTGGCTGGGCTAGCCATGCGTCGTGGGAATTCAGCAAGAGGAACTCTGGCGGCCAAGCTAATAAGAAGACAGGCCGCAAGAAGGCGTCCAGGGCGGTGCCAGTTCTGGAGGGTACGAGCGCGCCTGAAACTCCCCGTCCGGTGGTGATGGCTCTCGCCTCGCCTCATCCTGCCTCTGGGACTGGGGGAGGGGAGCGCTCCACCCCTCCCTCCGGTGACCCGCTGCGCGACAAGGTGGCGGTGGTGGCACTTATCTCCAAGGCCAAGCGTTCCAAGGCGGCTACAATAGGTCCCCGTCGTTCCAGCGTGAGGCCAAAGGGCGATCTCTCCTCTCTCGAAAGCGCAGAGCTGCTGATAGCAAAGAAGAACCTCGAGCTCACAGGTAACAAAGTTTTAAGATATTCCATTCTAGATGCTTTCTCCGATGATCACATGCTTGGGTTTTTGGATGATTGTGGGGTTGATTCTTCTTGCGCGGGCTCCTCTGAAGATCTTCTTTCTCTCATTCAATCGAAGGAGCTGGCGCAAGCTGCCTTAGCGCGGAGGCAGCTGCGGCTAAGACTGCGACGGCTGGCATGCAAGTAGGGGCTTCCGTTCCCAATTCAATGGTGCCCACTGCCCATGGAATTAGGGGTGGTGGCTAGGGTTGCTGCTCTTTCCTCTCCTAATTGTACTGGCACGGTGAGGCACATGGCCAAATCTTAGAAATCATATTATCTAGATGAGGTACCTTTTCTGGAACATCCGTGGGTTCAGCCATGTTGGTAGGAAGACGCAACTGAAAGTGTACATGCGTAATGAATCGGTTTACGTTGTTGCTCTGCAGGAGACAATTAAATCTGATTTTAGGCATCACTATTTTCTCTCCAGTGACCCTCTAGAACGCTTTGTTTGGTGCTGCACTCTGGTGGGCTGCTTCTTGGCTTTAATCATGATTGCTGCGACGTAGTTTCCGGGACAAGGTGTCTTTTTTCCTTTCTGCTCATATTAGATATCATTCTTCTCTGTGTGAATGGGTGGTGATGGTTGTGTATGGGCCGGCAGACAACCATTCTGTGGATTTCTTGGGAGAAACCCAGGCCAAGGTTGTCGCGGTTGCCGCGGCTCACCTGCCCATTGTGGTTGGCGGTGATTTTAATTTGATTCGCTCCCGTGCTAACAAAAATAACGACGACATCTATTGGCCACGTGTGTGGCGCTTTTTAACAATGCGATCGCGGCCATGGCGCTTAGGGAAGTGGCCAGATCGGGGGTATGGTAACTAACAAGCAGCTCGCTCCGGTCCG
This genomic window contains:
- the LOC123160335 gene encoding uncharacterized protein isoform X1, translating into MCSHEDRRTTKRPLDPLDPEAERRSEQDLREQAQREQAQRERPLARKGDLDPPPPSWNKQQDRKKEERRHRTQDLQRKDKQHQFCSNRVGDPFAKKPKHKPSGSLALPAQAPLALSSSLQGMALAPILVEEADRPECFKCGRIGHFRSQHQFKPLCVLCKEDGHASAYYPSRGKSLMLQTMGHAIPGEGFFCLQFEEEDDEDSGVLGGNAAIISADPGTLSQQILEDELRNLVEGAWDWQVVQISEAEFTVVFPSLDMLWMATRSGKLFLPHNNITTRIHELVWEEPKGEVMPEVWVRLSGVPKKHRREDRLMAAMSMIGRPLVVDELSLIRPGPVRMKIACCAPAKLRGMVKIWFNNIGYNITLEPELKPMHKSGGPPPPNQNNGKGPDGDDKDKEESMDDESIDTEAWDKLGDKGQDGGASNGASAMAVNSVPPPAPSSHPQATAKGGPGSARASNLLSPLVPSVPVVPEADPKGIPVSCEGSGLAVQFSPLSVSVGGSSPSNVLDKTLPLTPAPTTVNLPPEDRADIGWASHASWEFSKRNSGGQANKKTGRKKASRAVPVLEGTSAPETPRPVVMALASPHPASGTGGGERSTPPSGDPLRDKVAVVALISKAKRSKAATIGPRRSSVRPKGDLSSLESAELLIAKKNLELTGAGASCLSAEAAAAKTATAGMQVGASVPNSMVPTAHGIRGGG
- the LOC123160335 gene encoding uncharacterized protein isoform X2, whose protein sequence is MCSHEDRRTTKRPLDPLDPEAERRSEQDLREQAQREQAQRERPLARKGDLDPPPPSWNKQQDRKKEERRHRTQDLQRKDKQHQFCSNRVGDPFAKKPKHKPSGSLALPAQAPLALSSSLQGMALAPILVEEADRPECFKCGRIGHFRSQHQFKPLCVLCKEDGHASAYYPSRGKSLMLQTMGHAIPGEGFFCLQFEEEDDEDSGVLGGNAAIISADPGTLSQQILEDELRNLVEGAWDWQVVQISEAEFTVVFPSLDMLWMATRSGKLFLPHNNITTRIHELVWEEPKGEVMPEVWVRLSGVPKKHRREDRLMAAMSMIGRPLVVDELSLIRPGPVRMKIACCAPAKLRGMVKIWFNNIGYNITLEPELKPMHKSGGPPPPNQNNGKGPDGDDKDKEESMDDESIDTEAWDKLGDKGQDGGASNGASAMAVNSVPPPAPSSHPQATAKGGPGSARASNLLSPLVPSVPVVPEADPKGIPVSCEGSGLAVQFSPLSVSVGGSSPSNVLDKTLPLTPAPTTVNLPPEDRADIGWASHASWEFSKRNSGGQANKKTGRKKASRAVPVLEGTSAPETPRPVVMALASPHPASGTGGGERSTPPSGDPLRDKVAVVALISKAKRSKAATIGPRRSSVRPKGDLSSLESAELLIAKKNLELTGMGSAGEASRR